The following nucleotide sequence is from Oncorhynchus clarkii lewisi isolate Uvic-CL-2024 unplaced genomic scaffold, UVic_Ocla_1.0 unplaced_contig_3021_pilon_pilon, whole genome shotgun sequence.
cctgaaccccctctgtcttattgttgactcttctcctcgtctcctcctataccctgaaccctgtcttattgttgactcttctcctcgtctcctcctataccctGAACCCTGTCTTAATGTtgactcttctcctcgtctcctcctataccctgaaccccctctgtattattgttgactcttctcctcgtctcctcctataccctgaaccctgtcttattgttgactcttctcctcgtctcctcctataccctGAACCCCCACGGTCTTATTGTtgactcttctcctcgtctcctcctataccctgaaccctgtcttattgttgactcttctcctcgtctcctcctataccctgaaccctgtcttattgttgactcttctcctcgtctcctcccaTACCCTGAACCCCCACGGTCTTATTGTtgactcttctcctcgtctcctcctataccctgaaccctgtcttattgttgactcttttcctcgtctcctcctataccctGAACCCCCACTGCCTTATTGTTAACTCTTTCCCGTCGTCTCCTGTGCTCATTGCGCCTCTGTAATATATCTACTGTGGATTTACCTTAGTATATTGCTTTTGGATTAGTTTACTCTCCCCTGGCCGGTGCCTCTGAAGCTTCTCTCTCCTTGGCTCCTCTTTGGTAGCTAGCTCAGCCGTTAATCGGTAAGTCTCCGCTCTCTCTACTCTATATCTGCTGTCTTTTCGTTGTTGTTATATTCTGTGGGTTCCTGCCTCTGCTAGACTAGTTGGGGTTGTTCTCTGGCTTACTACTTAGCCATGTCGACTGTAGTGGTTGGCTAGCTGAGCTAAACTTTACTAACtttagctggctagcttgctGGCTAAGATAACTGCACGTACCAGTAACATTCTTTGATAACTGGTTAGATAGATATAACTGGTTATGTATTTCCAAAACATTGATTTACGTTAATTGAGCTGTAAGCTAGGTGTTGATAGCAACTGGCTGACTCATGCAGAGCTAACCTAACGTTAGCAGGCGGGTGGGGTTAACGTTAGCAGGCGGGTAGGGTTAACGTTAGCAGGCGGGTAGGGTTAGCAGGCGGGTAGGGTTAACGTTAGCAGGCGGGTAGGGTTAACGTTAGCAGGCGGGTGGGGTTAACGTTAGCAGGCGGGTGGGGTTAACGTTAGCAGGCGGGTAGGGTTAACGTTAGCAGGCGGGTAGGGTTAACGTTAGCAGGCGGGTAGGGTTAACGTTAGCAGGCGGGTAGGGTTAACGTTAGCAGGCGGGTAGGGTTAACGTTAGCAGGCTAGTTGGCTAGCAACCTTGTAAGCTGATTTGCAACAATAAATTAATAAAGTATTAGCTTGTACGTTGTCTAAAAAGGTTATTGAAACCAGTAGTCAATGAGTGCAAAGATTTTGTTTAATGTGAAGTTGTACATTTGAAGTTATTTCTGTTGGAGTTCACATTATCGGGAATAAGCTGACTTTGCAGGTCCTCCATATTACGTCACACCCCGCAGAGACAGTTTCCGGCATGACTTTGGCATTCTGATTGGTTTTATGCAATAACTCGAAAAATAGAGATGTGAAGTGCAACTTTGCATTGGGACTTTTGATGTGTATACTAATGCAAATCCATAATGTTACACGTGGTTACGTTTATGCTACCTGCCCTTTAAATTGTGCTACAATGACGATCTTCTGACCTACGGACTGAATTTAGACCCTAGTACGGTGTAttccagtatatatatatatatatatatatatatatccattccCTCAGAGACCCATCCATACCTGTCATTCTCCTCCAGGGCCCTCTGCGCCTCCTCTCCCAGCCTGGACACCTCGTTGCCAGCTTCCTCCAGATCCTCTGCCCCTACGATGGCCAGACCACCCAGCAGAGCCAGCTCAGACTGACCACaccacagagaggaggagggataaaaTACTCAATGAAGATCAGTACAGTGTAGTGCACTGCTGGTTTCCTATTCCACCGGATCATTCATTGTAcctacctggtgtcccaggtctaaaatcagtccctgattagaggggaatcacccacctggtgtcccaggtctaaaatcagtccctgattagaggggaatcacctacctggtgtcccaggtctaaaatcagtccctggttagaggggaacctggtgtcccaggtctaaatcagtccctgattagaggggaatcacctacctggtgtcccaggtctaaaatcagtccctggttagaggggaacctggtgtcccaggtctaaatcagtccctgattagaggggtaGGAATGacaaaaagcagtggaactggcttcgaggtcctgATTGGAATTTGAGGGTATAGAGGTCTTAAATAGGGGTTACAGTAGTCAATCAAAAGCTCAACTGGTGTCAGTACAGACCTCCATATGCAGCGAAAGCACAATAACTGAATAAGATTTCCATATAATTAGGCTACAAATAAACTAGAAAAAAATCTGAATGTGTATGTAATATTTACCAAGTCCTCGAGAGATGTCTGGGAGTCCAGAATAGAGTTGAGGTACAGATCGTAGTCTGTCTGGAAAGCCGAAGGGAGAAACACAGATTGaagaataataataacaacaataacaacaacaacaataataatgatattaataagaataataacaataataataacaagaataataatgatactaataagaataataacaataataataataacagcaatcataataacaataataataacattaataacaacaacaataataacaataataataacattaataataacaacaacaacaataataacaataataataacaacaataataataatgatactaataagaataataacaataataataatgatactaataataataataataacaataataataatgatactaataataataataataataacaataataataataacaataataacaataatatttattttttattttggatTGGATTTTTTGAGCGCCTTTCTACCAAATGAAGTACTCAAAGCACTTTACATGAAAGGAAACTATTCTCTAATTCAGGGGACTGTCAGTCTCTCAGGCTCCCAGTCCCTATTCTCTAATTCAggggtctgtcagtctctcaggctcccagtccctattctctaattcaggggactgtcagtgtctcaggctcccagtccctattctctaattcaggggactgtcagtctctcaggctcccagtccctattctctaattcaggggactgtcagtctctcaggctcccagtccctattctctaattcaggggtctgtcagtctctcaggctcccagtccctattctctaattcaggggactgtcagtctctcaggctcccagtccctattctctaattcaggggactgtcagtctctcaggctcccagtccctattctctaattcaggggtctgtcagtctctcaggctcccagtccctattctctaattcaggggactgtcagtctctcaggctcccagtccctattctctaattcaggggactgtcagtctctcaggctcccagtccctattctctaattcaggggactgtcagtctctcaggctcccagtccctattctctaattcaggggactgtcagtctctcaggctcccagtccctattctctaattcaggggtctgtcagtctctcaggctcccagtccctattctctaattcaggggactgtcagtgtctcaggctcccagtccctattctctaattcaggggactgtcagtctctcaggctcccagtccctattctctaattcaggggtctgtcagtctctcaggctcccagtccctattctctaattcaggggtctgtcagtctctcaggctcccagtccctattctctaattcaggggtctgtcagtctctcaggctcccagtccctattctctaattcaggggactgtcagtctctcaggctcccagtccctattctctaattcaggggactgtcagtctctcaggctcccagtccctattctctaattcaggggactgtcagtgtctcaggctcccagtccctattctctaattcaggggtctgtcagtctctcaggcTCCCAGTCCCTATTCTCTAATTCAGGGGACTGTCAGTGTCTCAGGCTCCCAGTCCCTATTCTCCAATTCAGGGGACTGTCAGTCTCTCAGGCTCCCAGTCCCTATTCTCTAATTCAggggtctgtcagtctctcaggctcccagtccctattctctaattcaggggtctgtcagtctctcaggctcccagtccctattctctaattcaggggtctgtcagtctctcaggcTCCCAGTCCCTATTCTCTAATTCAGGGGACTGTCAGTGTCTCAGGCTCCCAGTCCCTATTCTCTAATTCAGGGGACTGTCAGTCTCTCAGGCTCCCAGTCCCTATTCTCTAATTCAGGGGACTGTCAGTCTCTCAGGCCCCCAGTCCCTATTCTCTAATTCAGGGGACTGTCAGTGTCTCAGGCTCCCAGTCCCTATTCTCTAATTCAGGGGACTGTCAGTGTCTCAGGCTCCCAGTCCCTATTCTCTAATTCAGGGGACTGTCAGTCTCTCAGGCTCCCAGTCCCTATTCTCTAATTCAGGGGACTGTCAGTCTCTCAGGCTCCCAGTCCCTATTCTCTAATTCAggggtctgtcagtctctcaggcTCCCAGTCCCTATTCTCTAATTCAGGGGACTGTCAGTTTCTCAGGCTCCCAGTCCCTATTCTCTAATTCAggggtctgtcagtctctcaggctcccagtccctattctctaattcaggggactgtcagtctctcaggctcccagtccctattctctaattcaggggtctgtcagtctctcaggctcccagtccctattctctaattcaggggtctgtcagtctctcaggctcccagtccctattctctaattcaggggtctgtcagtctctcaggctcccagtccctattctctaattcaggggactgtcagtctctcaggctcccagtccctattctctaattcaggggactgtcagtctctcaggctcccagtccctattctctaattcaggggactgtcagtctctcaggctcccagtccctattctctaattcaggggactgtcagtctctcaggctcccagtccctattctctaattcaggggactgtcagtgtctcaggctcccagtccctattctctaattcaggggtctgtcagtctctcaggcTCCCAGTCCCTATTCTCTAATTCAGGGGACTGTCAGTGTCTCAGGCTCCCAGTCCATATTCTCTAATTCAGGGGACTGTCAGTCTCTCAGGCTCCCAGTCCCTATTCTCTAATTCAGGGGACTGTCAGTGTCTCCGGCTCCCAGTCCATATTCTCTAATTCAGGGGACTGTCAGTCTCTCAGGCTCCCAGTCCCTATTCTTTAATTCAGGGGACTGTCAGTCTCTGAGGCTCCCAGTCCCTATTCTCTAATTCAGGGGACTGTCAGTCTCTCAGGCTCCCAGTCCCTATTCTCTAATTCAggggtctgtcagtctctcaggctcccagtccctattctctaattcaggggtctgtcagtctctcaggctcccagtccctattctctaattcaggggtctgtcagtctctcaggcTCCCAGTCCCTATTCTCTAATTCAGGGGACTGTCAGTCTCTCAGGCTCCCAGTCCCTATTCTCTAATTCAGGGGACTGTCAGTCTCTCAGGCTCCCAGTCCCTATTCTCTAATTCAGGGGACTGTCAGTCTCTCAGGCTCCCAGTCCCTATTCTCTAATTCAGGGGACTGTCAGTCTCTCAGGCTCCCAGTCCCTATTCTCTAATTCAGGAGACTGTCAGTGTCTCAGGCTCCCAGTCCCTATTCTCTAATTCAggggtctgtcagtctctcaggcTCCCAGTCCCTATTCTCTAATTCAGGGGACTGTCAGTGTCTCAGGCTCCCAGTCCATATTCTCTAATTCAGGGGACTGTCAGTCTCTCAGGCTCCCAGTCCCTATTCTCTAATTCAGGGGACTGTCAGTGTCTCCGGCTCCCAGTCCATATTCTCTAATTCAGGGGACTGTCAGTCTCTCAGGCTCCCAGTCCCTATTCTTTAATTCAGGGGACTGTCAGTCTCTGAGGCTCCCAGTCCCTATTCTCTAATTCAGGGGACTGTCAGTCTCTCAGGCTCCCAGTCCCTAGCCTCTAATTCATCCCATAACACATGCTTACCATGTGCTGCTGCTGAGTGGCgccatggagggagagagggagaggaggagagggagagaggtaagggagaggagaagagggagaaaggagagggagaggtggagagggagagaggtgagggagaggaggagagggagaggaggtaagggagaggagggaggtaagggagaggaggagagggagagagggagagaggtaaggaagagggagaggaggagagggagagagggagaggaggtaagggagaggagggaggtaagggagaggaggagagggagaggaggaaagggagaggagaaaagggaaatgaggagagtgagaggtaaggagaggagaggaaatggaaAAACCTTGATTTCCCTGAGGATGTCTCTGAATACTGGCGAGCCTTCACAGACGTTGTTGAAGACGTCACTGAACACCCCCAGGCGGTCTCTACTGGGACAGCTCTGGTCTGACAGCCTCCTCAGCTCCTGGGGAATGAGACACACATCATATTGTACGGTAATAACTCACAGCTGTACCTGTGTGAAGTGAAGTGGAAGATGGGGAGAAACGCTATCTAGTGTTATGCTGAGCTCAACACCTTTGGGGGACTGAAGAACACTGTTGAACTGAACACCTCTAGGGGACTGAAGAATACTGGTGAACTCAACACCTTTGGGGGACTGAAGAACACTGTTGAACTCAACACCTCCAGGGGACTGAAGAATACTGCTGAGCTCAACACCTTTGGGGGACTGAAGAACACTGTTGAACTCAACACCTCCAGGGGACTGAAGAATACTGCTGAACTCAACACCTCTAGGGGACTGAAGAATACTGCTGAACTCAACACCTCTAGGGGACTGGAGAATACTGCTGAACTCAACACCTCTAGGGGACTGGAGAATACTACTGAACTCAACACCTCTAGGGGACTGGAGAATACTGCTGAACTCAACACCTCTAGGGGACTGGAGAATACTGGTGAACTCAACACCTCTAGGGGACTGAAGAATACTACTGAACTCAACACCTCCAGGGGACTGGAGGCCCTATAATTTACAGCATCTCTCGTACGCCTATTATTACCTATGGAGGATACGTACCACTTACATAGAAGTAACCCATAGGTTATCACGGTGTAATTAGTATGTTATGGTATTgcgtgatgtttatactgtaccgGGTCAAATTTGTACAACCAAAAAGAAACACGATAGTCTTCCCCACCTTCTCTAGCTTCCACTCGTAGACCTCAGCAGCCTTGTTCCCGCTGATCCAGTTCCTGTCCCTGAGGTCCTGCTTCCTCAGCACCCGTCTGTCAAAGTGTCTCATCATCCTCATCTGGTCCTTCTTGGTCAGGCCCCCCAGGTGAGACTGAGTGAACCAGTACCTGTAGATGGACCAGGTGAGACTGAGTGAACCAGTACCTATAGACGGACCAGGTGAGACTGACTGAACCAGTACCTATAGATGGACCAGGTGAGACTGACTGAACCAGTACCTGTAGATGGACCAGGTGTGACTGACTGAACCAGTACCTGTAAATGGACCAGGTGAGACTGAGTGAACCAGTACCTGTAAATGGACCAGGTGAGACTGACTGAACCAGTACCTGTAGATGGACCAGGTGAGACTGACTGAACCAGTACCTATAGATGGACCAGGTGAGACTGACTGAACCAGTACCTGTAAATGGACCAGGTGAGACTGAGTGAACCAGTACCTGTAAATGGACCAGGTGAGACTGAGTGAACCAGTACCTATATATGGACCAGGTGAGACTGACTGAACCAGTACCTGTAGATGGACCAGGTGAGACTGACTGAACCAGTACCTGTAGATGGACCAGGTGAGACTGACTGAACCAGTACCTGTAGATGGACCAGGTGAGACTGAGTGAACCAGTACCTGTAAATGGACCAGGTGAGACTGACTGAACCAGTACCTGTAGATGGACCAGGTGAGACTGACTGAACCAGTACCTGTAGATgggagtgattagagggacaatagagtgctgagtatcaGGCAGTTGGCAAGTTTGGTagactactaatgaccatcagcagcatcagaccttggagaagcctagttactgtgactaaacagtcacgtggaatttgactgcggtcatgatTCGTGACCGCCGGAGTTGGCGGTAATACGTTCACCCTAACAGCCCTAGTAATGATTTCACCGATTACACATAAATGAAGATAGTTCCTATATGATAGAGTGTTTGCGTTATTATCAAACTGATCTTGTGTCCTTTCTGTCGTCCTGTGAACCCCGTTCATTGCTGCTCACCgctatatttattattattgccCTTCCCTATCCTGGTTCCCCTCCTCAACACCTCCAGGAGGATTTGTCTGTGATACTACAGTGTTAATTATCATTATTACCGGTCCTGGTTCCCCTCAACACCTCCAGAAGGATTGGTCTGTGATACTACAGTGTTAATTATCATTATTACCTGTCCTGGTTCCCCTCAACACCTCCAGGAGGTTTTGTCTGTGATGCTATGCTGGGTTTGACCAGGAAGAGCTCAGAGGTGTCCAGAACCATCTTGAGCcttgttttcctcctcctctctctttcttctccttcctctcccttcgtTCCTCTCTGTGTGCCAGTAAGGCTCTCATGCTGCCCAGGCTTCAAGACTGTAGGTTTTAGCCCCTTGGCGACAGTGAAGTCAAACATGGCTTCAGTCATCTTCTCGATGTTGGCGGCCATCTTGGTTTGTCTCTGGAGGCGTTGCGTAAAAGGACAGGGACTCAGGCCTTCCTCCTcacccttctctctgtcctggaCCTAGAGATAATGAATATGTTGATGTtaggttttgttgttgttgttgtatgttgttgttgttgttattgtgtcATTGTAAGCAGTGGTGTAATAGTAAATCAAATTGTTGGGTAAACGCTGCTCGCCCGTGAAAAAAATAAATGCTCTctatactttcaatgcatttttctgCTAAATGGTACTGAACATAGACAGAAAACAGTGGGGGAAAGACCTCAGACATCTCCCAGTttggttcctctgtcctcctccggTGGGGCTGGTTCTGGCTCAGGGCGTAAGGGCTCAGGTGGCCACAGCTGTATGTTTGGATGTCAGCCTTGTGAGCCATCTCTGCCCCCAGGAGAAGGCTCTGGAGCTCCCGGCGTGCGTCAGATACCCTCAGCATCCGAGGCTTGTTAGGGGTGGTAGCCTTGGTAGACATGGCTGGCTGAGAGGAGGGCGTGAAGGAACTTGAATGTGGTATTGGAAAGATGTGTGCTTTTTGTTTGGTCATTGTAGGATAAATATTATGCCTCTTTAAGATGAAAGCAGTAACAGCAAGTCCCTCTTTCTGCTTTAAGGACTAGCATGTTAAATGTAGCAAAGTATTGCcgagtgggctcccgagtggcgcagcagtctaaagcactgcatctcagtgaaagAGGCATCActtcagtccctggttcaaatccaggctgtataacatccggccgtgattgggagtcccatagggcggtgcacaattcaCCATCAtcgtaaattagaatttgttcttaactaatttgcttagttaaataaatatattgtctACTCAGAATATCTATAGCCTATAACTTGCACATATTCTATTCGTTGACCTTATTGAAAGCTCTACCTAGAAACATGATTAGCATTTTGCTCTGTTAATAATTACACTGTATTTCACGGTAGATGTGCATCATGTACAGATTATTTGTCTAGCAAACACTGTAATTTGGTAAAGTGAAATCCATGACTTTACAGACATTCTGCTGTGCGATTGGCGcaacgcacgcacgcaggcacgcaaATAAGTAAACTATAGCTAAACGTTTCTTGAGACGATATAAACATTCGCAGGAAATAACTACAGCAACATCATATTGCCGAAACATAATCTATTGTACTCACCCGCGTCTGTCTGCCCAGAGGTGAAGAGAAAATATCCCTCTTTTCCCCAGACGGTTGTCAGGGGATACCGCGCGTCAACACACGGTGGCGgaagtttattttatttaacctttattttatcagggagtcacactgagaccaaggtctcttttacagatgagccctgaattatgtagattacaaaaaaaatacacacaacaaaataaaaatacaaaatgcaagcagaaagaaagaaaaacacattcatcagtaaaaAGGTTCCTCAATCAGCGTTCTGAATTGGCCAAGAGGCACCAAAGCATCACATTTCAGAAAATGTTGAAGATTTTTATACAAATAAGGTGCAAGAAAAACTGAAAGCTGATTGGTttacagccatggtatatcagaccatataccacgggtatgacaaagcatttatgttttactgctctaattacctAGGTAACCAGTTGATAATAACAATAAGACTCCTCTTAGTTTTGTggtaaatggccaatataccacggctaagggctgtatccaggcactccgagtTGCGTCGcacgtaagaacagcccttagccgtggtatattggccacataccacaccccctctggccttattgcttaagtaaccCACGTGCGCCACGTGCGCCATTTCAGCCAACACCTTCACACTTCACACTTTTAGGTTTACAGAACTATTGTGTTGGGCAGATGATAAACTATTTTATCACGAAGAAGAAGTCAAAGAACTGAAatggagctgacaaggtacaaatctgtcgttctgccccccccccccccactgcactgttcctaggccgtcattgaaaataagaatttgttcttaactgacttgcctagttaaataacaaaaTGGATGAGCTCCGATCAACACTATCctacgggacattaaaaactggaatatcttatgtttcaccgagtcgtggctgaacgacaacatggataacatacagcagGCTGGGTTTTCGGtccatcggcaagatagaacagctgtaagacgaggggtggaggtctgtgtctatttgtcaataacagctggtgcacgaaatctaatattaacgaagtctcaaggttttgctcgcctgaggtagagtatctcatgataagctgtagaccacactatttaccaagagagttgtcatctatatttttcgtagctgtctatttatcaCCACAAACCGATACTGGCTCTAAGACGACATTCAacgagctgtataccgccataagcaagaaaatgctcatccagaggcggcgctcctagtggccggggactt
It contains:
- the LOC139400130 gene encoding uncharacterized protein C6orf118-like, coding for MSTKATTPNKPRMLRVSDARRELQSLLLGAEMAHKADIQTYSCGHLSPYALSQNQPHRRRTEEPNWEMSEVQDREKGEEEGLSPCPFTQRLQRQTKMAANIEKMTEAMFDFTVAKGLKPTVLKPGQHESLTGTQRGTKGEEGEERERRRKTRLKMVLDTSELFLVKPSIASQTKPPGGVEGNQDRYWFTQSHLGGLTKKDQMRMMRHFDRRVLRKQDLRDRNWISGNKAAEVYEWKLEKELRRLSDQSCPSRDRLGVFSDVFNNVCEGSPVFRDILREIKTDYDLYLNSILDSQTSLEDLSELALLGGLAIVGAEDLEEAGNEVSRLGEEAQRALEENDRVRNQFQNVRDRVMETPDDEGLHKEATLPGLLRPGEGPISFIDRVQPKRRQVWIMWEEVQLLQKELKEKMVSIITTGATERCIRDSKGEIMRLLASNERFRNTNKDLESNLNMILNRVTTSEDVKAEVWDKIWTALRHEDDKTQPLVN